TTTGCAGGAACTAGCATCTGCCAAATGGCATCTCCatgggaagcctgtgcttgatgctCTGTTGGAGAAGGTTTGTTTGTTTCATATGGATATTTAGTTAAATATCGTACAAGTGCTACTTGCTAGTAGTATTTCTAAATGCAACCACCACCGTTTTACAATGCCAAGTTGACAGGTTGCTGAGACGTTGGCACATGCACAAAGACTGGTGGAACCACACTTGCAGGCAACAAAAAATGTAGGCTAATGTTCTGAACCAACACTCCCCCTCACCTCTTTGTGAAACACTCTGACACGCCATCTCTTGCTTCATGAAGAAACTGGTGCCTGTTGCCAAATTTCATTTCAACTCACTGAAGAACAGCACTAAGCCGGTAGCTGCCAGGATGGCCACAGCCTACAGAGCATGCAAGGATGCCATCCAGCCATGTATGGTGAAGTCTCAAGAGTTTGCAGATCACTACTGGCAGGTGACGCTGATGCATagcaagcgatttcatctcactgTATGCATGGTTGACCCACCTAAGTCTGATCCTGAACACGAACGGTTTCACTCTAGTAGGAATGCAGGAAGTTCTCCGAGCCACACGTCGCACGGATCGCGGCAGCGTCTGAACCTCACCTTTCGGCTGTTGCGGCTGTTGAACCTTACACGAGGCCTGTCAAGTCTGTTTGGAGGCAGCTCGTTATGGCGACGAGCTTCTACCATAGTCAGGTGCAGCCTTTTTCTCCCTCAAAACATGGCACTGGCCGTATACACTTTGGGCTAAAAATTAATCGCTGTTGAAATGCAGGTTCAGAAAGGAATCAGTGGCTTCCTGGAGGACAGTGAGCTGCTGGACCAACTTTCAGCTTATAGACTTGCGTGGTGGATGGTAACTAAAATAAGTACTCTGTTTCCATAACACCGTTGGTATCACAACAAAAAAATCCACAGCACAAATTTCACCATGCTTACTGAACTCACACCTATTCGCTTCGTCGTGCGCAGGCGTCCGCCATGTTTGCGCTGCCGATGTTGTACGCCTGCAAGATCTTCTCGGCTACTGTCCGGTAAACTAATCAAATGATCCGTGTTGTTAGACCATTCATTTATTCATCATTCATAGAAGGATTCATGTTATGCATTGTTCACTTCCCTTTCCCCGAATAATCCACGGCACTTTGCCTGTTCCTGTATGCTTGTCTGCAGCAAAAAAAATCAGGCGAGAGCCGACAGAGGTGGAGGCACATCTTCGAGCCGCAAGCACGCGCGCAGGGTCGAGGAGTAGAGGGCACGGGTCGCTGTTACCCACGAGCTGTTTCTCCCCTGGTGATGTATGCTGAACGGCGGAAGCTTCCTTCGTGTAGAACTCTGATCAGAAATCGTAGACGCTACTGCAGCAGTGTAAATTATAGGCGCTAGGCAGGGGATAGTTATGATTTAGCGGCTGAGCATATGCGCGTGTCTGTAGCTCCCAGTGAACTCTACGGTTCATGCTGTTGTCTGTTGATATGTATATGTATGTACACGGTGTATAAAATGGAGATTAACCACATGACACACGTGGTAAGCAATGCAAATTATTCATAAAAGTTAAGTAGAAATTACTTGTGTGGGGTAACGAGGTGAGAGTGGATCCACCATTTATGGTTGTAAAAAATTATGTTGTTTTAAAATGTTCAGTTCATTTTCTTTTTGTTTCAGGATGCATCATCATGTTTCATCATCGTACCAATTAGAAAGAATACACTTGTTTCACATTCAGCTTTGTTGTTTCATTGTAACAATAAGAAAGAACACATTTGTTACGCATCAGGTTTGCTGATACACAATGAGGCATTAACATGCGCTAACAGACAATGACACATTAAGACACATTTAGGAACAAGAAAAAAATCAACTTGAAACGAGAAGGAAAATCCAAAGTAACGCTTTGCAATAAGACAAAGTAGAACAAATTGTCATGCAACCACCGACGATGGACCCATGCACGGTAGAATTGTTTTCGGGTCCCTATGTCTTGCTTATAGTGATACGTAGGGAAGGCTCCTGTCAGGGGAGCGCTAAATGGGTCGGCGCATGCGCACGGGAGGCCATGGCCTTGTTTCTTTGGTTCTTTTCACGTTTTGTGATTATTTTTATACTTCTGTTTATACTTCTAAATATTCCAAgtagatactccctccgtaaagattGGTTATAGAGGGAGTATATTTAAAAAACATTTTACATAAAATATTTgaataaatattaatcaagcatttaaaaaatattgaatatatattaaaaatatgaatttttatATTTAAAAAAGTTAAACacgtatttgaaaaatattcttgATATACTCGAAAAACGTAGAACTAAAgcgaaaagaaacaaagaaaaatgacAAAAAAAACAGTGAAAAgcgaaaagaaacaaaagaaaacaaagaaaaaaacaaagagaaatgaagtaaaaagtgtaaaaataatgaaaaatgaaaagaaacaaagaaaaataagaaaatatTAAAAACCAAGAAACAAACAAAATAGAAGAAAaatgagaagaaaaaaaaagaaaaaccgatCAAAGCAGGAAAGAAACAAAGAGAAACCAaggaaaaatgaaagaaaaatcaATGAAACGAAATATAACAGCGAAAAAATAAACCAAAGAAAACCAGAGAAGAAATaagaaaagcaaaaaacaaaaaaagaaagaaaagaaactgAAGAAAACCTACGGCGACCGAAGCTGCAACGCGCAAGCGGGAACAGCGAATCTACACTAACAGGTCGGCCCATCTGGAAGAAGCATTTCCTATTCGACGCTTCAGGCGCCTGTTACAGCACGATGTGCAAACGAGCGCACACCTCTCCTCCATGCTGGGTCGGCCCATCTTCCCTTTTTTCTGTTTTAAATAAACATCCAAACGACTGTGCGGCTGGTCGTTCCTATGCTGCACAATCACCCCACCACCCACACATGATGTGCTCAATGAAAAAGGTGTAACAGCTCCCGGGTGCCCCCACACCCTCACGAACAATAAAttcataaaaaaatgaaaaaaatgtaaCTTTCTGGGATCAAAGATGATAAAAAATTCCATGTTCTTGCAAAGTTTCAGCAACAAACGTGGAGCCCTCACCAAGTAAAACAAAATCACTGCTTAAAAGTGTACACAAACTTTGAACAATGATTTTGTTTTTTAGGTGAGGGCTCCTTGAATGTTATCTttagctagagttttgcaagatcGTCAAAAGTTTGATCATGTTTAATGTCCAAAagtttcattttttttcctttttttgaatttACAATTCAGTGTAGGGGCACCCGGGTGCTGAAAATCATGTCTTTGTGCTCAATTAcatcttctcttttcttttcttcctttcttctttcttatttctttttttttcttttctcctttccctcttttctttctcttttctcttttctattttttcttgtcCCACTTTTGCAACGGTTTTgttcatttttttaattctttttctttGTCTAGTTTTCTCTTCCTCTTTTACTAAATTGAATGAACTTTTTCTTTGAATTGAATGAAATTTTTAGAAATCAATGAGCTTTTTAcagaatcaatgaactttttccaaatcaatggtttttttttcaaaatcaatgattttgtttccaattttgtgatttttttaagttttgatgaacttttttcaaatttgatgaactttttaaaaatcaatgattttatttcaaatttatCATTTTTCCAGTTTCATGAAATCCACAAACTTTTTCCGAATACATGTAAGTTTTTCAATATGTGAACTTTTTTAGAAAAAAGGCgtgagttttttttttcaaattcatgacctATTCTCAAATTCGTAATTTTTAGATCCATATTTGTTTTTCAAAGTCAACCAGTCACTGACTAAACATTTGGATAGTGAACTGATCGTACGATACAGTCATTGTACGAGCAAAGAAAAAGGGTGGAGCGAGCAAACGAAAAGAGGAACGAGCGACCAGCTCGCTTGCTACTAATAAGGATCCGGGGGAGGAAGTTGTTTCTCCACATAAGAACATGCAGCCGCCGAAACGCAAAGAGGCTCCCACGCGGGTGTATAGGGCAGTGGCAAAGGCCTTGCTTCTTACTGATGGGGGGACATGTGCTGATGGTGTGGGCACAAGCTTGACCAAAGATGATACACTTCAGCTAGCAATAGCACTGAGGGTGATGGATCTTTCCGTGAACCGAAGAAGAAGAAACTCACTCCAAATAACTCGGTAGAGACCGCATCGCGGTCCTGCCAGGATCAATGAGCTGCTTGAGCTGGAACtgtcgggggcttgggaaccccgaggcagttcgtGAACTTTGCAGTATTGTGAAGTTGGAAGGCCCCACTCTTCTCTTTGTAATGGAAACAAAAATTAAAGCAAAAAGAGTTGAGGATTTGAAGCATACACTAGGTTTTAGTGGATGTTTTACAGTAGACAGTGATGGCCTTAGTGGTGGCATTGGTCTTTTTAGTCTCGAGATGTAACAGTCGAGTTAAAGAACTATAGTCAAAGTCATATTGATGTGGTTGTTCAGTGTAATAATCGAGATTTGACTTGGCGTTTCACTGGTTTTTACGGAGCTCCGCGAGCAGAAAATAGGCATCATTGTTGGCGGTTCTTGCGTACACTTCATTCGTTACCACATGCAGCTTGGTTGAGCATGGGGGATTATAACGAAACTATGTACTCCTCTGAACACTTTAGTAGATCAGCGAGGTATGAAAATCAGATGCGTGCTTTCAGAGAGGTTATAGATGAGATTTCTTTCCAAGATTTAGGCTGGTCTGGTACGGCTTATACTTGGGAGAATCATCAAGCTGGAGGAGCTAATGTCAAAGCTAGATTGGATCGAGCATTTGCTAATGAAGCTTTTCGTCAGCTCTTTCAGCATATACGTGTCAGGCATATCCCTTCGGTGGAGTCTGACCATTGCTTTGTGTTTGTAGAGATTAAAGAGAGCTTGCCATCTACTACTCTAAAAAAAGAAGCAATTCAGATGCGACAATTTTTGGCAAACTCATGCAGATTATGACCGCTTGGTTTGTGACACCTGACGGGGCATACAACGCACTCCGGGGCTCCAAGGTGTAGCATCAGCGTTGAGCACCTTGCAGGCTACATTAGAACCCTGGGGTTCCAGGGAGTTCGGCAGTCTGACGCGCTCTGTCAGGCAGCTCCAGAAGAGGTTGGATTGCCTCCGTTGCCAGTCTATTGGCACCGGGTCGACAGAGGAGGAGAAATCCGTAGTAAAGAGGTTAAAGGAGGCTTTACACCAGGAAGAAATCTGGTTACAACAATGTTCTCGAGTCCCATGGCTCCGGGATGGAGATCGAAATACTTCCTACTTTCAGGCTCAAGCTGCTCAACGCAAACAAATGAACAGAATATCAGGGCTAAGACGTGCTGATGGCTCCACTTGTGCTACTGAAAGTGAGGACAAGGAAGAGGTGCAAACATTTTATCAAAGCTTGTATTGTTCTTAGGGTTTTAGTGACTCCAACTACCTGTTATCACATGTACCGGAGAGAGTCACTCCATCCATGAATGATGAACTGAATAAACCATACGCGGGAGAGGAGGTCAAGGTGGCGCTGTTTCAAATGGCGCCGTCAAAAGCCCCCGGTGTGGACGGATTTACAGCAAGGTTTTATCAACGTCATTGGGATCTGCTTGGCAATGAAGTGACCTTGGTTGTTCTGGATTTTCTTAATGGAGGGGAATTACCTACGGGTCTGAATGATACTTCCATAACTATAATACCAAAGGTACGTCACCCCCAATCAATCACACAATATCGTCCCATAGCTTTATGCACAGTGCTTTACAAGATTGTGGCAAAGGCTATAACGAACAGGTTGCGGAGTCTGATGGATATGATCATTAGCGAGGAGCAAAGTGCTTTCGTTCCCGGACGACTCATTACAGACAACATACTTGTTGCATATGAAAGTATCCACACGatgaaaaggaggaagaagggaaAGAACTTCTCTTGTGCAGTTAAGCtagatatgatgaaagcctatgaccATGTCGAGTGGCACTATCTCGAAGCTATACTGTCACATTTGGGTTTCAGTATGGGTTTCGTCAGGATGATAATGAAGTGTGTCTCCTCCGTCCGTTTTTCTTTCAGAATCAATGGGGAGCTACTTCCGTATTTTACACCTACCAGAAGTTTTCGGCAAGGAGATCAGTGTCGCCATATCTATTCTTGTTGTGTGCCAAAGGCCATTCCTCATTGTTGAAATATTACAATGGTGCAACTATTGATAGGGGACTGCGGGTGAGCTATAGATCACCGTGGGTCACCCATTTGCTCTTTGCAAATGACAGCCTCATCTTCATTAATGCAAGTAATCCGAGTGCGCTCAGGCTAAATGACATCTTGAGGATATATGGAGAGGCCTCGGGTCAGTGtatctgaaagtgctagtgatcgactagaaggggggtgaataggcgatttttatgaaagtcttcaaaacatggaagtttcgaagacaaacgatagaaataaacgtattaccatgcagcggaaggtagactacactaggaaaaccatagtcaagtattcaatgaagtgaaagcacaatgactaatagaagctaggcagtaaagatcaggtaggaagatattgtgaagccaatcagaacaagcagtcactcagtgaagacaaaagataatgcaatcatacaatgacttcacaaggaccaacagtaagcaaagggaagggaaggatgaaaccagtgactcattgaagacaatgatttattggaccaattccagttgctatgacaactgtacgtctggttagggaggctgagattcaactcagaagacctcgtcttcaccttattccccttgagctaaggacacctagtcctcgcccaatcactctggtaagtcttcaaggtagacttccaaatcttcacagacttcgttcaccggcgatccacaatgactcttggatgctcagaacgcgacgcctaaccagctggaggattcacagtcctcaagtgtaataagtcttcagatcacacagacaggaagacttaagtgatgcctaacactctttggctctgggtgtttagggctttatcctcgcaaggaattctctctcaaaggcttcgaggtgggttgctctcaaacgacaaaagccatactctaactctgagcagccaaccgtttatggttgtagggggtgggctatttatagccactaggcaacccgacctgatttgtccgaaatgaccttgggtcactaaggaactgacacgtgttccaacggtcagatttcaaacacacacgacaactttacttgggctacaagcaaagctgacttatccaactctggacaagatttgctctcatagtcttcactcgaagacataggattttagttaagcatcacttcagtcattctgactggttctcttggaccccacttaacagtacggtggttcctatgactcaacaaagaagaaaaagaatgacgaaagaactaagtctttgtcgtggttctaagtctgacagtaatgtaggggggtaagtatggagaggcgagatcttagctatggagaagttgtaaggacgcaaggtttacgagttcagaccttctcggaagaagtaaaaaccctacgtcttggggcccggaggcggtcgactggattatgtgagtatgagttacagaggtgcgaacccttgtctcggaggaggggggtggcttatatagagtgcgccaggaccccgaccAGCCCACGTTatgaagggttcaatgtacattaaggcagggcgttactggtaacgctagtaataaagtgctatgatgaccataaaagctatttaatgaccgaccgttagcgtgtggggtgactttaggtctcctggccgtcgagtggttggatcttggtcgagtgatcgcttcttggtcgagtgacttcgagtctgtcgagtggaacaccttcaagtcgattgaaaggtgatttcttctagagatgtccttgggtagggcagttaggacaggaacatgaccctaccctaggtacatagcttcatcattagcccccgaatggatcgaggtttgagtggggaaggagttgaggacctctccgactcgtttttcatgccgtgagcatatcttgcTCTAGATCAATGGACCCGAGTGATggcagcaacttccttttcagtcgccttgatccattcttaattcttcgtcgagtgagtttctttacttgtaaggctccgagtgacggtgcagAGAAGATCTTTGGTCCGACAAGTTATTTGCTGcccgcggatttagtgggatccgaattttgggaagcgcgcgggacgggggaggccgcagtaatcggacgagatagagcggagccgcctcgatccccgcgccacctttttcgccacgtatcgctcgtgcggtcgttacgggatttgacagagccatctgggcctacctgtcagccactcggaagcggcctcatataaggcgttggaccggagtctcccgaacagtgcgccccattatctcttctcctcctcacgcctctcctctgcgctcgctctcgccccagcgccaccgcgccacacgcgtctcgtcggcgacaatggtgaaggagaagacagcggctctggagcgggcaaagaaggcgacggcgaggtcaaaggggaaggcgacgagccggggcggatcttcctcgcggacTGGCCTGCCgagggttggatccagggcgactggatccactcgaggatctcccaagaagacctcgacgacctggccgagggagggctgatcccctacgactcggcgcggcttccggggaaggaatccgagccgcaaccccgggagggtgagcgcgttcttcttgccacccacgtcgaccgtgggttttccttgcctcctcatcctttcttccgagggtttctgaacttctttggggctcaactccaccattttaccccaactcaatcgtttatcttgccgcgttcatttccttgtgtgagaacttcttgggttgtcgacctcactggggtcttttcaagcatattttcacttgtcgctcccagacagtgaaaaaggctaatccgagtgacgagaggacccaagtgatccagatgtgtgggggtcttggcatccagacgaggggaaaaagctcctttccggccatgattcttcccgattcagttcgcggatggcagtcgacctggttctactgcaaagaccagtcgacgccagggcaatcgactggcctccctccctttaccatggaccgagtggaaaaaccctcccctttgaaggtgctcccggaggagaaggcgcacgtgaaggtgttggtcaaccgagtggtccagctcattcgtgacggggtcactggtatggatctcttggaggtcttccttcagcggcgcatccagcctctccaagcccgagaccacccgatgtggatgtattcgggtctagaagactccactcggatccacccggaggaggtcgatgacgacacgctggagaagtggctgtcgagcattaccgggaacaaggacaatcccagaggagccaggagagttcccccattcgaccagtcgcgtgcaccagagcaggtctgattctgagtttttgcttgtaatctgaattcactcgcgcagctgtctgtattgcgtcgactgactttgttctccctgctttctttcaggccattattgaaatgtattcgatgcccaacggggagcaagagcaagctctggaaggcgaggcgagtggtggcgaaagtggcgagtggacttccgatggtgaaggggatggaggaagcgacgactcaagtgatggggaagaagtcgagtcgcctcctcgcatagagagacgatccaagcttgaccaggatcggccgagtgcccgcgacaaggcaactgctcaggctggtcagtcttcgaagcgtcctcggatctcttcaccaaccacgactgagaaggcgccaaagcaccccaaagttgcagaaccgaagactcggaaggcgctgccgaagatcaagatcgatatccctgtcgcctccgcgtgagtgtctctccttgtattcactcgacgctccgcgctgtttgtttttcttgttttaactggacgaactttggaattgttagcgctgccacttccgggccctcagcttacagggatgatgatgaggtgatggaggatgcggtcacttctaatccgggtatgatttctgccatactatctttctttggtcgattcaactacatcgtgcatcattgggtgacgtgattttggcaatttgaactttgtacagctcccaacattattgacctccctgatgatgatgaagatcccgagaggtctttgacgaggaagagtaggcgagCTCCTATAAGTGAGGCGCTACAGTCGACGTCGAGGgcagaaccagtcgttcaggacactggtgacgtcaatcggggttctgttaccttcgcagagccctgtcgagtgccttgccttcttcttcgactgctcaggcccctgtcgacccgccttcactttttgctgctagggaagccatacgccaggcggg
The window above is part of the Triticum aestivum cultivar Chinese Spring chromosome 2A, IWGSC CS RefSeq v2.1, whole genome shotgun sequence genome. Proteins encoded here:
- the LOC123185946 gene encoding uncharacterized protein, translating into MAGDRRALCLVAGAILLCSCFARVLCGDEQEQQQEIQRLRSKVASLEDEVGWRKEETSQLESVVRERTAQIAALVGGLEAMQVRNVADDESVVKASTNSAMIEKQIERLGSDLEDQVKKGELLETRASEAEKSLLELGQKLDRVEKINAEQRKKIEELEQDLQHSKDKLSGVQRQAKLKAQELANVHGMWLPYWFASRSVHCQELASAKWHLHGKPVLDALLEKVAETLAHAQRLVEPHLQATKNKLVPVAKFHFNSLKNSTKPVAARMATAYRACKDAIQPCMVKSQEFADHYWQECRKFSEPHVARIAAASEPHLSAVAAVEPYTRPVKSVWRQLVMATSFYHSQVQKGISGFLEDSELLDQLSAYRLAWWMASAMFALPMLYACKIFSATVRKKNQARADRGGGTSSSRKHARRVEE